The window tAACTGTAATGCAACATTATCTTTTGAAAAAGCAGTCTAATGCGTCTAGTATAATAATGTATGAACAATTATTTAAGTCAAAGTGTGCTGTGTTACAAAATGGTTTTCATAGTTTCATAAATTAACCACAGGAAAAGAAAGTCATGTTAAGATTCGACTTTTAAAGGAACAATTCtataactgttatataataaaacgaCCATCATTTCTTATAAGTCCGTTTCTTCCTTTCAGCCCGTGAAATGTGAGATCAAGCATGACGATGGTTCCAAGGAAAGCTTTAACCTTCTGCACACATTCAATGAAACTCAAATAAACTGGTTTAAAGCAGGTAGTGCCTTAAATTATATGGCAGAAGTCACAGATGAAAAGGTGTAGAAGAAAAAATCTTAATGTATCATAAGTGTTAAACCTGTTTCTTATATTTTGCCAAATTTTAATATAAgacttttttttcacaaaactttacaataaatacacagcttttaatacatttataaaaaaaacaacaacaaatcactCTGGTACAAATAATGACTTTATTCCACAAAAATGTACAATACGTGATTACCTGGTATGTGAATGCTGTAATACTCTACTATGAGATAAGAGGTTGAATTCTTCTTAACTGACTGAAAGATAGATAGAGATGATCATTGTTGCTGTCACAAATAAATCCTACTACAACAGaaatttgtcattattttattatagactGTACACTGTTTCCTGAAgaacttaatattaataactgttatcTAACACAGCAACtcacttgaaatgctccccacacagttttactttaaaactttatacAGCTATCATGGACATAAAAGATCTCAAAATATGCCCATAATAGAATCTTGTTTTATTTCTCCATCATGGCTACCTTGTGGAAATACAAGCATTTAAGACATTTTGTTGTTCTGCGTCCCGTACTAAATGCCTCAGTTTCTGGAGACATGGAAGAACATTAACAGCAAACCACTCTTCCACAGTTTTTACATCATAGATGTGATGAAGACTGTCACTAAGACGTATATTAAGTGCTTCCATGTTTACTAACAGGctgttacaaaaaaataaaaacatgcattattttgttttctgaatagtTCACCTTAGAAGAATCAAAGTTATGAGTAACTCCAAATCTATAGTTTTCCTGTTACTTAAACTTTGAAGTAAACAATAGTGTAATAcaataaagtatattttcttatatGAGAGCCACAATAAGCCTGTCTGTTGTGTCTactgcaagtttgttttttgaatttcatgcaaagctatttgagggctatctgcactagccatccctaatttagcagtgtaagactagaggaaattcttggactactattttaccaatgaatagtgggattgaccgtcacattacaataccccacggctgaaagggcaagcatgtttggtgtccaTTGCAAAGAAATCCAGCTCttgactttagcattgtaaatctgaaggtGTACTGTGGTCCCACCAACCCTCAAGAAAGTATAAAATTTTCACTGTTcaaacaaatcatatttattaTAGTCTTCTGCTTTGTTTGGGTTACAAAGCTACCAAATAATAAAATCAGACCCTTTTTGCCCCACCCACCAAATTATGTTCTGAATGGTTAAATGTTAGTTTTACTCAGAATACCAACATCATTTCCTTGTGGAATTTAACCAAATAGCATGCATTAACTTATGACAATTCTTGTTGCAGAGTTTGAAGGCCAGGGAATTTTGTCTACATTGATTGATGTACTATTTAATTAAGTACAATATCATGATAGTATAAAAAGAGTGAACTCTCCTCAACAATCGAGAGCAAGAAAAAAAAGGTGAGCTAAGTACTTTGTTTCCTATTTTGATAGCGTGATGCAAGTTGCATGTGCTTCAattgatttacaacttataatggcatggCAGGAGTTATTATCAAAGAGCAATGAACTTAAAACTAATGAGGGTGGTATCATGTAACAATCTGAAGtaattctataaagaaaaaaatgtaatttagattttttttatatttttggagaTTACAAGGTTTATCAAATTGACAGATTCAGTTTTGTGATAGgctaaaataaactgtaaagttGTACTGAATAAAAAATGCTTAAAATGCATTTAGGAGATCATAGGGATTACAAAAAGATTATTCATGgactaatctttattttattaaaaatacttcactatgaaatgtgacttattgtatgttaaaatcttGTAATATGAAGATATActcactatattgaaagttaaaagtgttaaatCTAAAGAGTTCACATGGTCAGTTATATTGAGAGGTTAACTGGGCAGtacaatcaataatatatatattatgccaACAAAGTTGgttgtgttttgtttcaaaacaatttataaaataagtaattgtGTGACTTTACatatgtgtatacatacacaCCTACTCCATCAATTTAAACTTTTAGAtcatgagttatctgtgctctgcccaccacaggtactgAAACTGTTTCTAGCATTGTTAGTCCACAGAAGGACATTAAGTAGaagatcatttatttttattcaggtaAAATTTTATctatgagaaagaaaaaaaaatttttttttttcactgagaAGAATAATTTGCTGGATACTTACACTCGAGCTTTTGGTAAAAACTGATCAATATGAAGTGGGTTTGTTCGATTATTGGCCACATGATAGTCTGTAAATGCCCTTCAACactgtagaataaaaacaaaaatgttgatattttccCTACACAACAGAACAGTTAATAATATCCATTTAAACTTCTCACaacaattgaaaaaaaagttacaatattATGTAAAGCAGGGAAAACACCATTTGGATATGGAaacatataaaaagaaatttgtgAACCTTCACTTACATctttgaacaacaacaacaaaaagtttcCAATTAATGTGTATTTCTTATCTGCTATACCTAGGATGATGCATTAAAATTTGGTATTCTGTGATGATGTTTGTTAAGTGTTGCACATCCACATATATTTCCCCTCCTGGAAATTCTGGAGTTGACACCACAGGTTTAGGCCTAATGAAAAGAAGTTGTATTATGAAACCTTGTAAAAGACCAACTTTCTTCTACTTAGAACACTAAATGAAAGTGATTAATGAAGTGATGTATTCTAAACTATTATGATGACCTTTACATTCTTATTTAACTTGTTTGAAACAGTGAAAACCAGATTGGCTTAAAGTTTGTAACTGTCTAAAATGACCATGCCACTACATTGGTACCCAAACAAGGACTTTTTCATAAAGGTTGAATTGTGACTTAAGATATTTGTTTTCAAGTGATTAAGTTGAATATAAATTACCTAGTGAGGCTGATGTGGCAAGCACAAAGTAATCTGGGTCAGTATTGAAAGAACAGGAGGAAATATTAAAACCCCATGTCTTCTTTCCCTAAACCACAAACAAGAGTCCACTATACCTACAGAAAAAATCATCAGTTTATATCCCCACAGTCAACCCATTAACCCTTCCCACTAAAACATTTGGTAGTAAGCCAAATTTTAATGTCTTGGAATTTCTTAAAAGTTTAGAAAGAGATTTTTAGATGTATCAAATACCTGAAAATAATGGGTGGAAACTGTGGCTTCTTGTTTGAGGGGAGGGCCATTAGAATGGTGGAAGGCTTTCAAATGCTGGAGAGAATTTAAAGAAACACTGATTAGTTTGTACCCAGTAGTGTTAGATAATAGTGAATTGGTTTTCTACAAGCTGTGTACAACTAATCTTACTGTAAATGTTTCTAAAAGCACATTTGCcagttagaaatatatttaggatTTACACTTTTCTgaggaaatataaacaaatgatgATAAAGTGAAAGCTGTTACAGACTTTCTAACTCTGAGCAACTGCAAATATTTAATCATATTCTTGGGCATGTGTGTCTGGTTAAATCAGTTTATTCCAAAATTTGCTACAATTTCCAAATCATTGTATCCATTGTGAAGGAAGCATATCAGGTGAACATGGACTCCCTAGCATGAAGATGTATTCCAGAAATTAAAACAGGTTTTATGTGCATCTCATATCTTGCAACTTCCaagaaaaagtgaacattattttttatacactGATTCTTCAAGTGTTGGATGAGGAGCAGTTCTGTTTCAAAATGGTGTCACAGCATATGCCACTAAAACACTGATCTCTGCAGAAAGAAACTATACTACTACAGAGTTTGAACATTTAGCCAAAGTCTGTGCTAGAGAAGAATTTACAGTTATAACTGACCAGACAGCTCTGAATATAACTGGTAGACTGATGCATTAGTCACTAAATTTACAAGACATaacaggaaagaaaaaaaaaaagggagtCATGAGATACATAGTTATTGCTGTTTGTCACTCAgtattgtatttgtgtattttctttcTGGTTTTTTTCCTGATTTCATTATTATGGATTTACTaacatttatgataaaatgtttcttaaagtcCTGGCCAGTTTGTTAACTATGTTGAATTTatctttaagtgtttttattgcaaataattttttttaattgaaaccTAATTGTAGCAGCATGTCCATTTTAAACTGTTACAATATAATCCTTCAAATTAAGtgcaaataagataaaaaaaaatcagatgatGCAGCAAGTGTTAGAACTGTTCTTTACCCATCACAGATAACTCCACTGCATGACTAAAAGTATGAGGACACCCAATTAGTGGGTTCATCTAGTTCAGCCACACTCATTGCtaacataaaatcaagcatatagACAAGCACTGGCAGAAGAATGGGGTCATACTAAAGAGTCAGCAAccttcaacgtggcactgtcataggatgccacctttccaacaagttaTTTCAAATTTCTGCCCTACTAGAGCTGCcatggtcaactgtaagtgctgttattgtgaagtggaaacgtctaggagcaataACAGCACAGCCACAAAGCGGTAaaccacacaagctcacagaaagGGACAACCGAGTGCTAAAGCTCGTAGTgcataaaaatcgtctgtccataATTGCAGCactcactactgagttccaaactgcctttGGTAGcctcatgaaatgggtttccatggccaagcagcTGCACACAAACCTAAGATCACAATGTGCTATGTAAAGCACACTGTCAATGGAGTCTGTAGTAGTGGAAACTCATTCTCTGGAGTGATGTATCACACTTCACCATCTGGTAGTCTGATAGACAAATCTAGGTTTGGTGGATGTCAAGAGAAAGCCTAAATGCAAACTGTAATTGGAAGAATAATgctctggggctgtttttcatggtttgggctagggaaatcttaatgctacagcatacaatgacattctactgaacagtttggggaaggctcttttttgtttcagcaggACTGAAAATGCCTCCTCACACAAagtgaggtccataaagacatggtttgctgaggTTGGTGTAGAAgtacttgactggcctgcacagccctgacctcaacctcaCTGAATACCTTTGGGAATTGGAATGCTGACtgtgagccaggccttctcgtCTGACCTCACTAATACCCCTTTAGCTGAATAGAAGTAAATCCCTGAAGCCACATTCCAGAATTTAGCAAAAAGTCTTccccttcccagaagagtggaggctgttatagcagtaAAGGGGGACTAACTCCACATTAATGTCCATGGTTTGGAATgtgatgttcaacaagcacatatgagtGTGATGattgggtgtccacatacttttggccatgtagtgtatattcaGTATTGAAAATAATTGCTCATTTTCTTTGGTTTGCTCTTGCCAAAGGTTACTTATAAGGAGTAAAGTTTCCAATAGCTAGTCCAACTAACAAAGATGCATGCCAAACTTAAGGACagggtatatttatttatttataccaaaaattacatgaaaattatttactaTTCATGTTTTCTAGTATTTGACAAATGATGGAAAGATATTCCTCACCTAGGGTATAGCTCTAGAGGAACAAGTTCCTTGAAACCTAGCAATTTTGAGGCCTTCTCATGAACTTCAGAGTTGAACTGACCTTTAAAAACGATTAAAGCATAATCAATATGAAGCTccttcaaaaataaatatgtattgagTCTTAAAGAGTTTTAGTCCCAATGagagaaatgtttgaaaaagttTAGTACTTCTAAATGAAATTATATCTTCCCCTTTCtgttaaagtttattgttttacagtCACAGGATCTACTATTCACTAAACTATGTGGGCTTCATTTTATCTGAAATGAAAGAACATTATCTTTAATATAGATGAGGAAAAATatgttatcaaaataatacaACAGAACATCTtgacaaatgtaattttttataacatGAGTATATTTCAGATCagattagacaaaataaaaattgaagctGCGTGGGAAAAATTTTTTTCTCCACAAATCATTTACTTGACcctaaaaagtatttaaaaacttcTAGCAAGATAAAGTATAAAAAACTTTTTATCCAAAATATAGACTTTGCTGTTCCTTATATTAGAATGTACTCAAGTTGATAAAACtcctacaaaaataaacaatcagaAATTTCCAGCAGATCACTACAGTTTCTTATAACTAAAGTGGAAAAGCATGctggattttttttaatgagttTAGTGTCCAGTTATTAGTGATGCTTCATTAAAGAATGTGATAACTTATGTTTAAACAGAAGCTACCGAGATCTGTTTCACACATGTAAAACCTACTAGTATAACTACAAAACTGTGCTGATTTTACAGAAAAATGCAAATCCCAAGTTGCTGAAACCTACACACCTTCAAGCACTTTTTCTCTGAAATAGTACAAAGTTCtggatataaataaaatgttcccCAACTAAATGTCTAGCATTGAACTCCTCTatggaattttttttaatcttctgtGAAGATGAAGAACACCctgtagaaaaatatgttttacagacTTCCCCTAAACTGCACATCACAAATGACTGAAGGATGACTTAACACGAATCAGCCAGTAAAAAGATACTAGGAAAACTGCACATACACAGAATATTCCATATTGTTTAAGTTGCTACGAGGAAGTTCAAAGATAAAGAATATTAACTCATGGATTTACCATAAGCTGCAGCTTTAAATCAATAAAATTCTATGTTATTggtttgccaaaaaaaaaaaaaagtaaagaaaataatactcTACATTTGACTTACCATGAATAATTGTCTGTAGACACAAGGCCAAAGTTGGTAGAGCTACTGGAAGCAGCTCACATAATACTGTAAAGTGGTCAAACCTGGAACATCACAGCATTTAAATGCAATTTTgattagaatttttatttatatataatttgacTAGTGACATATAGCTAATAAGACAATAAAATATGGAACAGCAGGAAACCTGttgtttcttaaaaaattaaaagcttatttttgtttcagtataatgttttctatcacctaaaaaataatatttttaagttcttATAAAtggtaatctaagggtcgcaggctcaaatccccatcgcaccaaatgtgctcaccctttcaaccacgggagcattataatgttatggctaatcccactattccttagtaaaagagtagcccaagagttggcagtgggtggtgataactagctgccttccctctagtcttacactgctaaattaaggacagctaatgcagatagttctcatgtagctttatgtgaaatttaaaaacaaacaaacaattattataaatcttCAACAtaatctaatgatatatctgTATTCAAATTCAGATGTTCCCAAATTCTGAAGCTACAATATCTAACAAGATGAATTCTCACAAAGATAATAAATGAATATCCCATTAATACTTCTGCCAATTTTTAAGTTgacataattaaaaatttaaactgcTACTTTGTATCTAGCTCATTATTTCTTCAGCACAACACTTTAATTCGAGAATAACTTGTAATAtggaaatgaaatttttattcatggataaaacaagtactttttttaaaaacttatttgtgaCCGTATCAACCCTGGTATTGTTTACTGCATGtgacacaaagttttatattcaacattttactaaactactttttatttatgttattctaTTTAGAATACCATAAAATCTTTcctaataatccatatttcaaTAGCTTTAAATTGTTAGTTCTTCAAGGCAATGTTTTAAAACATCCTGAATTTCCACTActgtgacacattttctcttagcATGTCATCATCTTTATTTTATCCATCACTCCATGAAAAAGTAcgaaatgaaacataaattactctCTACAAAACCATCATTCCTTGAATAAACCATAATTCTTAGTCTTCAACTTTGTTTGGCAATGAAGCTATTGAACAGAAAATCGGACCCTCCTGCCAAACCTATCTGTCACATCCTTTCCttcataatttgttaatagttcactatacatttaattatatattacctataacttATAGAAAcacaaggttttcatctatcaaatgacatgttGTGTAGCGTTATGTTATGAATGTTTAAATTTGAATTTCACTCAGAGTATGAATAGCTCTCCCGTAAGAAGGTTAACAGCTaccttggatgaatttgtaatgacttGTCACAGAATTAGAAAGTCAGAAAATTTTTGAGAAGTGAGAAAATATGTCTACTTTGTGCATGTTATTAGTCTTCATTGTTTtgagcattatttaattaaataataattattaacaataatactatGAGCAGTATacaaaaattagggttaactctcgTCAATATCCAAGAGgaagtaataaatattctatttcttgttaatttttcatgtataagtaaaataaaacaactaaaatgtaaaagtaaggatattttaagttatttaagataggattaagtaacaaataataaaatattagttgtagTAGCACATGGGTAACGTAATTCTACAGCGCAATGCAAGCTGCATCCCAGAGTGGTTTACAACTTATAAGCAATCAAACAGTAGTTAGccacagttcaaagggcaataaaatattataaatacatgtagactgttacaaacttagagataattaggataaatgaatgtagtttcacattacaatatgaagtcattATCGAAAGATAAAAAGGTTATTTAGAttaatttcgatttttttttatttttttttgtggttatgCGGCCAGTCACATTTATCATTTGCATATTGAGTTCagttagaaaaaataacatataaactatcAAGCTTTTCTGGA of the Tachypleus tridentatus isolate NWPU-2018 chromosome 13, ASM421037v1, whole genome shotgun sequence genome contains:
- the LOC143236238 gene encoding hexosaminidase D-like; this translates as MVFSLLYIILAFTDYHVANNRTNPLHIDQFLPKARVLLVNMEALNIRLSDSLHHIYDVKTVEEWFAVNVLPCLQKLRHLVRDAEQQNVLNACISTR